The nucleotide window GGGACAGACCCAGATGCCGGAGTTTGTGGCTGTGGGAATGGTGGACGATATCCAGGTGGAATACTACGACAGCGAGATTGGGAAGATCATCTCTTGACGACACTGGCATCCAGGCTCCGAGGTCGAGGAAGCCACGAACAAGGTTCattctatgtggagtttgcatgttctcccaggGACTGCATAGGATTTTTCGGTCTGGTCCAGTTTCCTCCCCATCCTGGTAGCCTGGTTATATTATCACACTGACTTTCCCTCAGACGCCACAGGCCACAGTTTGGAAAGGGATATTTGCAGAGGTGCCTGATCTGTGCGTTGCAGGTCAACGGACCTACCAGGCAGTGGCTGGCTGTGAGTTGGGCGATGACGGTACGGCCCGAAACGAGAGCTGGGACGCTTACGATGACCAGGATGTGATGGTCTACAACATGAAGAGCCACAGCTGGACTCTGCTCATCCCACAAGTAGTCATTGATATGGCACGGCTGCAGGCCACTAAGTTCTTGACAGAGAATTTCTACCAGCCACTGTGTGGCCGGATCCTGAAGAGCTACCTGCTGCAGGAGAGGAACAGGCTGATGAGGAGAGGACAGCTCTTTAGTCTATGTGTATTTCCTCTACAAGTGGCCAGAAACATCCTGAGCTGTTTCCACACTGTAGCACTCTCCCAATGTTGGTGTACTGTCCATCAATTCCCTAATGGAGTGATGATGttgctacattttttttccgGTTTCTTTGCTGGAATGTGTTATTCTGGTGGGCACTGTGCTTTATTCACAGAATGCTTGGAATTCTAATTGAATGGTTGGCAAAGTTTACACAGTTCTGTGCTTGGATTTGGAATAGTTAATATCATAATTATTGCTACTGTGGTTTGGGTCAGTGAGCAACAGACAGCAGAATGACCCAGATAGTGGGCACCCCTTTATTTGCATGGCTGTGGCCACACATAGAGGTCAGTGGTATCAGGGCATTAGGGATGTGTAAAAGACCAGTAACAGCTGCCAGTGCGTTTGCTGTAATCAGTGTCCtgtatttttctctcttttctttacAACTCAGCATCAGGGCTTAAAGGCAATGTGAAATATAACTGGTAACTGATACAGGGAAGCCAAGGTAGGAGTCATATGATGACAAAACTAGTTACAGTTCATGCATTAAAAtaatgcaagtttttttttttctgtacagcaGAAAGGACAGTTAAAGAAACCTGCAAGCAAGACATTGTGGTAGTCACTGCCTGATGACATAAAAGATCAACTTTCTACGTAAAATACTGTTACTCTTTATTCCCACATGTTGCAGTGAAGCCCAAGGTCAGGGTCTTTCAGAAGAAATCTGGGGTCTCTGGGGGGACAGAAGTGGTCTGCCTGGCCACTGGCTTCTACCCCCGGGCCGTGGAGGTGACCGTGCTGAGAGACGGGCATCCCATCCCAGAGCAGGAGCTGAGAGGGGGGAAGGTGTTGCCCAACGGAGACGGGACCTACCAGCTGAGGAAGAGCCTGAGAGTCAGTGAGGAGGAGCAGAGCGAGAGACGCAACTATCCCTGCAGGGTCCAGCACAGCGGTCTGGACAACAAGATGGAGGTGAACTGgggtgagtgagagagagacctATCCCGGTCTGGTGATCAGTGCTCTCCTGCACTGTCAGTCTCCTGGATGACTGGGACTTTGGCACAAACTCTCAAGACCTGCACTGCCAGGCCAGACCAGCAGGATGTCCTGAGAGACGCACTGGTGTGTGGACTGTGATCAAACCTTCAGAATAAGAGCTATGTGAACAAGTAACACAGGAGAGTGAACTACTGAAGCTGAGAATCAGCCAGGAATCAATTTGTTTCGGTGTTGATGTGCGGTAAAAAATGCACGACACTTCTCACAGAAATAGAAGACGATGTGTGAGAGAGATTCTCCACAGTTGGATCTCTGTCCCTAAAGACAGAACAGACATTCAGCTGTTGGGCTCAGCTCTGCAGGTTCTTGTTTGACATTGTGACAACCCGGGTGTATATACCAATTCAGCCTCATTCTAGAATGAGCACAGAAAACACTGGATACTAAATCACACACAACGaaacagacacatactgtactctcaTCAAGAGCTCAGTCGTCCCTCTACAGTGTTGACAGATCCAGAGCCCGACGTGAACACTGGGCTCATCGCTGGGGTGGTGATCGGGGTTCTGACTGTGGCTCTGCTGCTGCTCGTTTCTGCCTTTGTCCTCTGGAGGAAGAAACGACaaggagagagaggtgagaagATCAATATGGACAGCAGACATAAGAGATAGGAGACAGGGTGAGacaggagaaaatgaaaaaaaaaaatttggggGGGAATTTCTGTTGGATCTGCAATTAAGTTGTTGCAATGTATCTGAGTTGCTTATTATTATACGCAGGTGGGGTTTCATCTGACAGTCCATTAGCTACAACACAGCTCAGATTAGAGCACTTCACTGCTGTCTCACTAACACTGATCTGTGATTTGACATCCTAGGAGCCCAGAGTCCCGGCTGTATGAGCACTGAGGTCAGATACACTGCAGCCCAGGATGACTGTGATGAGTCCTGACAGTGGGAGGCCTCTCTGACTGTAGGAATGTTATGACATATAATGTAACTATTGTACAATTGCCCGGCAACACAGCTGCCAGCTTGTTGCTGTAAGATAAACACAATAAGTTGTGGGaatggggaacaagctgcccagccatgtggtgcAAGACCATAGCCCGGCTTCTGTCAAGACACAACTGGAGGAGGTCCTCTAATCAGGATAGAAGGCTCTTctctacacaaagggtggtggaagtgtggaacaagctgcccagctagTTCTCTCTGGGCTTCTGTGTGACCTTCTGACCTCTCCTGTTGTGTCTTGCAGGAAAAGAACAGAGCAACACTTTTTCCAACAGCTCTGGTCCCTGAAGAAGCTGTACAGACAAGGCGAAAAactctacattgtatgggcagAGATGTCACAAGGCCTACATTATTTTTTGaaggatattttttaaatattagatATTTTTCATAAGTAAAATGCATCTGACCGGACTGTATTTCCCTATGGAACAGGACATAGAGCACAGGCAGGACAGCGGCAGGAAACCCACTGGAGAATGAAGGTCTGCGTGTTGTACAAGGTGTACTGACACTGTTTGGTCACCGGGAGGCACTGCAGGGGATGCCAATTCAACACCACCGGCCCTGAGCCCCATGATCCAGGTGTCGCTGGTTCGAGCCCGGGTCTTGTTATGAGCCCCTTAAAAGCAAAGGCTTTAGGGGGTAAAGAGCTATGAATCTGATCACCTAAATTCTTAATTACTGATGTGCATAATTAGGCATTTTTACCCTCCTGGTAAGGTCTATGATCAGCAGATGAGACTGCAGGAAAAATCCTGCAGGATTGTGTCTGTGACACCCTGGATAGCTAACCTCTTTTATACTCTTTTAAACTTAATACTCTTTTATATCTTAAGCTAATCTGTATTCTGCTATACATGGGTGTATTCTATAGATGGCTATATCCTATTGATGTACTGGATTACCTCCTGTTACAGCCCAGGTACTATTGGAACTGAGGTGCTATAGGACTTGATTCTCATTGGGCCACCGCTCAACTCTACAGGTTTTTAAACCATGAAGCCTTGATTACAGtattataggaacaagtaataggtctattccatgctgaaaagaaaagaaagaaaacacatcgtTTGGGCCGTTGAGCCTTCTGAcacgtgaagaaggctccacggcccaaacgatgtgttttctttcttctcttttcagcatggaatagacctattacttgttcctttgcagcctacacatgctgatgcagctacccacctgaactactacagtatTATAGGGTCTGTTTTCAACTTGTAACCTAATTAGAGTCTTAGTTTAAGCTAATTAGACTCTAAGTCTCAGTATTATATTTAAGAAAGTCAATAAAAGCTCTGATTCTCTGCATCACTGGCTTGGTGCGTTGTCGTTATTGAAAAGACAAGAGTTCTGGGGAAGCCCAGGGTTCGACCCAATGAGCTGATCAATACAGCTGATCAGAAGAAAGTGTCAAGATGGGTCCTTTGTCTTCACAAAGACCAGTAGCTCTGTAACGCAGCCAAAACCAGCAGCCATTTCactctgcaattcacaactggcaacccactgaagctccgcaggtgtgagtctggtcagtgcctagatgggagacctcctgggaaaaactaaggctgctgctggaagaggtgtaagtggggccagcagaggatgctcaccctgcagcccatgtgggtcctaatgccccagtaaagtgatggggacaatatactgtaagcaggcactgtccttcagatgagatgtaaaaccgaggtcctgactctctgtggtcattaaagattccagggtgtttcttgaaaggagcaggggtgtaaccctggcatcctggccaaatttcccattggccgcttaccaatcatggcctcctattaATCACCATCTATgacctggcttcatcactctgctctcctccacactgatagctggtgtggggGGAGCGTTCTGACGCAGTATGGCTGCCTgtcgcatcattcaggtgggactgcacactggtggtggtgggattccccattacctgtgagcgctttaagtggagtgtccagaaaagcatttcttattattattactgaactTGAAGGTACTAATATGTACTTCTGTGCCTGCAGGCCTTGTGGGTTTTATGAGAAATTGGTCCCGCTGAATAAAAAGAGGCTGTTTTGAGAAACAGGATGCAGAGCGGTTGCTAAACAAGGTGAGGATGCAGCTGTTGAGCCGTTGAGCCAGTTACGTCAGAAACACGCATTGCTGGGCAGGGAGCCCGCTCTCGGCTCCACAGCGACCCCCAGTGGACAGAGAGGTAAGGTGAAACCCCAGTCCGGCTTGAAGAGGATGACGGGATGCTCAGGAAGACACCTTGCGTGACGGAGAGTTTTTCCTCAGGTTTTAACAGAACGTCAAATAATACAAAGGAGAAAAGTGATCCAAAAAggcaagtgaaaataaaaacacacaaaacactaTTCTGCCAGAGGTAATGAAAAATCTGAATACAAtaacttaagatttttacatACATCAGATGTgttatttttaccatttttaaagGAGTTCAAGtaatattttgcatttctgtCTTACACGCCTTAAAGCATGGAGAAGTTTTAGACCATTTTGTATTGCAAATGTGATATTTACCTGTTATTAATAACacattaattggaaaaaaacattttcttttccatattATAGCTCACAAAGTATAAGAACTATGTTGTTATAAGAACTAATAACTATAACACCTAATAACATATCAATGTCCTTACATCTGGCATTCACATTTAAATGCTTAAAGATAAAGCTTTACTAAATCTATCTAAACAactttgtatatatataaacagcTCAAAATAAATGTCAGAGTTCTTTTCCTTGCCTTACATAAATCATCTTATTCATAAAACCTAGGACGagttttaaatgtgatttattttacCTTGTTTGTAAGGCAGTATAAGTCAGAAGTTGTCCAAACTAATTCCCAGATAATGTTTTAAACAGTGTTCCCAGAAGATACACAGGGAGGATTGAAGGAGTGTTGACATGGATTCTTTATGTGGTTATTGTTGTCGTTTTGTCTTCTTTTCCATACCTtccaaaaatacattaattgtaAAATCTGGAATACTGACAGTTAAAAATTTACTTTGAAGAAACTCCCAGCTTTCTCAGGGATCAAAGACTGGAACCTGTCCAAAAATTCAGTGGATTGAAATTGGGAATCACTTTGCATAGAAAATTATTGTTTTG belongs to Lepisosteus oculatus isolate fLepOcu1 chromosome 14, fLepOcu1.hap2, whole genome shotgun sequence and includes:
- the LOC138242546 gene encoding BOLA class I histocompatibility antigen, alpha chain BL3-7-like, producing MKVFALMFLCCRDLVHADSHSLWYFFTLTMGQTQMPEFVAVGMVDDIQVEYYDSEIGKIISCQRTYQAVAGCELGDDGTARNESWDAYDDQDVMVYNMKSHSWTLLIPQVVIDMARLQATKFLTENFYQPLCGRILKSYLLQERNRLMRRGQLFSLLKPKVRVFQKKSGVSGGTEVVCLATGFYPRAVEVTVLRDGHPIPEQELRGGKVLPNGDGTYQLRKSLRVSEEEQSERRNYPCRVQHSGLDNKMEVNWDPEPDVNTGLIAGVVIGVLTVALLLLVSAFVLWRKKRQGERGKEQSNTFSNSSGP